A genomic window from Sphingobacterium sp. BN32 includes:
- a CDS encoding TonB-dependent receptor, which produces MNLKYWMSTCIVFWMISLSNLYAQQTIQGTVVNSQQQPLPGVTVKVEGDDARSVPTNGEGVFQINAKLGETLLFSSVDYESQKVTVQNQTALRVVMQAKDEQLDEVVVIGYGTQRRTNVTAPVSKFNAEGLAERPIARVDQALAGQMSGVRVKQTTGVPGKGLSVQVRGSGSITAGSEPLYVVDGFPLATASQNGSGNYGSGNPLDNMNPNDIESIEVLKDASAAAIYGSRAANGVVLITTRRGKTGQAKLNFNTYLGSSSAYKKLDMLSGEEWIDRAKEMIDAAWVASGAGRTASQTNDERRTILKLPSGTYNTSLMYDDRWLQQGHPGLYMINWQDEAYRKGLVQNYQLSASGGTDFVNYYVSGNYMDQKGIIQGLSYKNYSMRANVDVKASKKFTVGLNISPTYSIMNDPGVEGKDNIIHQIYSMTPVQDQPAGSVNVFDTERYPWSTSTNDPIAKLNYNIGESKIARIIASTYAQYQIIDGLTFKTTLNIDHADRQGFSYSPYTIAGTLANRLANPNLATYGQNSSYRRQTIVNENTLNYSYETGKHSLQALLGHAYNYDRFDSNSITSQGGYTTSAIKTLNGAVGTTSGTSATKNLMLSYFGRVQYAYDQKYLVSASVRRDGSSRFGLNTKWGWFPSVSVGWRASEESFLKDIENISELKLRASYGESGNNNISDYSGRALLGNYNYSWNGTSAAGQAPSNIINPDITWEKSRTVNVGVDFGFWKSRLTGSFDYYTRTSSSLLLNVPTMLATGFSSLLDNAGEVRSKGWDLEIRTQNVQKSNFNWSTSFNLSRNSNEVTKLVGDQQQLLIPSSFDIQHSILQVGQPMYSIYVVQQDGILSQADIDAGAAMYGTQSAGDPRYVDANGDGVIDADDRVLVGHPNPDFVWGITNDLRYKNFDLSFLFQGQWGGSLYSLLGRALGRTGQGTVDNALGFYRDRWRSEEDPGEGRVGKAYSTFGRIKNTDWLYSSDYWRLRQVTLGYNFKDLRIAGSTILPNGRLYLSLENYWGGDKYDGGVNPEAANTNLSGSSTYTEAGDYGGLALPKTITFGINLTF; this is translated from the coding sequence ATGAATTTAAAGTATTGGATGAGTACTTGCATCGTTTTCTGGATGATAAGCCTAAGCAACTTATATGCCCAGCAAACAATACAAGGTACCGTAGTGAATAGCCAACAGCAACCACTGCCAGGAGTGACCGTCAAAGTCGAGGGAGATGACGCCCGTTCTGTACCCACGAATGGCGAAGGTGTATTCCAAATCAATGCAAAGCTGGGGGAGACTTTGCTTTTTTCTTCCGTAGACTATGAAAGTCAAAAAGTCACAGTTCAAAATCAAACGGCCTTGCGGGTTGTCATGCAGGCGAAAGACGAACAATTAGACGAAGTCGTTGTCATTGGATATGGAACGCAGCGGAGAACAAATGTGACTGCGCCCGTTTCGAAATTTAACGCCGAGGGATTGGCAGAACGCCCAATCGCCCGCGTTGATCAAGCTTTAGCCGGACAAATGTCAGGTGTTCGAGTGAAACAAACCACAGGGGTACCTGGAAAGGGACTTAGCGTGCAGGTCAGAGGTTCAGGCTCTATAACAGCCGGCTCGGAACCGCTTTACGTGGTCGATGGCTTCCCGTTGGCAACAGCCTCACAAAATGGATCCGGAAACTACGGCTCCGGAAACCCTTTGGATAATATGAATCCCAATGATATAGAGTCTATTGAGGTGTTAAAAGACGCTTCTGCAGCAGCAATCTACGGTTCGAGAGCAGCAAATGGTGTTGTCTTGATTACCACTAGACGCGGTAAAACTGGGCAAGCGAAACTAAATTTCAACACCTATTTAGGAAGTTCATCAGCATATAAGAAATTAGATATGCTAAGCGGTGAAGAATGGATCGACCGCGCAAAGGAAATGATAGACGCTGCATGGGTAGCGTCAGGTGCGGGAAGAACAGCTTCCCAAACCAACGATGAACGTCGAACAATCTTGAAGCTGCCTAGCGGAACGTATAATACTTCGTTAATGTATGATGATCGCTGGCTGCAACAAGGACATCCAGGATTATATATGATCAACTGGCAGGATGAAGCCTATCGAAAAGGTTTAGTGCAGAATTATCAGTTGTCTGCTTCGGGGGGAACAGATTTCGTTAATTACTACGTGTCAGGAAACTATATGGATCAGAAGGGTATTATACAAGGCCTCAGCTACAAAAACTACAGCATGCGTGCAAATGTTGATGTTAAAGCTTCTAAAAAATTTACCGTAGGATTGAACATTTCTCCAACCTACTCCATCATGAATGACCCGGGGGTAGAGGGGAAAGATAATATCATCCACCAGATTTATTCCATGACGCCTGTTCAGGATCAACCCGCAGGTTCAGTAAATGTGTTCGATACGGAACGTTATCCTTGGAGTACTTCAACAAATGATCCTATCGCTAAATTAAACTATAACATCGGCGAAAGTAAAATAGCGAGAATTATCGCCAGCACTTATGCACAATATCAAATTATTGATGGTCTGACTTTCAAAACGACTTTAAACATCGACCATGCCGATCGCCAAGGTTTTAGTTATAGCCCATATACCATTGCCGGAACTTTGGCAAACCGCTTAGCTAACCCAAACTTAGCAACCTACGGACAAAACAGTTCGTATAGACGTCAAACTATCGTCAATGAGAATACATTGAATTATTCTTACGAAACAGGAAAGCATAGTTTGCAGGCCTTATTGGGTCATGCGTATAACTATGATCGCTTCGATAGCAATAGCATCACATCACAAGGCGGATACACGACAAGCGCAATTAAGACACTGAATGGCGCTGTTGGAACGACTTCGGGTACCAGTGCTACTAAAAACTTAATGCTTTCGTATTTCGGTCGTGTGCAATATGCCTACGATCAAAAATACTTGGTTTCGGCGAGTGTTCGCCGTGACGGATCTTCGCGCTTCGGATTGAATACTAAATGGGGCTGGTTTCCATCAGTTTCTGTCGGATGGCGAGCGTCAGAAGAGTCTTTCTTGAAAGACATCGAAAATATATCAGAATTAAAACTGCGTGCTAGTTATGGAGAATCAGGAAACAACAATATTTCGGACTATTCTGGCCGCGCCTTGTTGGGGAACTATAACTATTCCTGGAATGGTACATCCGCAGCAGGTCAGGCGCCTAGTAATATCATCAACCCGGATATCACCTGGGAAAAGTCAAGAACAGTGAATGTAGGTGTGGATTTCGGCTTCTGGAAATCACGCTTGACAGGTTCATTTGATTACTACACGAGAACAAGTAGTAGCTTACTATTGAACGTTCCGACGATGTTAGCAACAGGATTTAGCTCTTTATTGGATAATGCTGGAGAAGTGAGAAGTAAAGGATGGGATTTGGAAATCCGTACGCAAAACGTTCAGAAATCAAATTTCAATTGGTCAACTTCATTCAACTTGAGTCGTAACAGCAATGAAGTAACCAAGTTGGTTGGCGATCAGCAGCAATTGTTAATCCCTTCATCGTTCGACATTCAACATAGTATCTTACAAGTTGGTCAACCAATGTACAGCATTTATGTCGTTCAGCAAGATGGAATCCTATCGCAAGCAGATATTGATGCCGGCGCTGCTATGTATGGAACACAATCTGCAGGAGATCCGCGATACGTCGATGCGAACGGTGATGGCGTCATTGATGCAGACGACCGCGTATTAGTAGGACACCCAAACCCTGATTTCGTATGGGGTATCACCAATGATCTTCGCTATAAAAACTTCGATTTGAGCTTCTTATTTCAGGGTCAATGGGGCGGCAGCTTGTACTCGCTTTTAGGTAGAGCATTAGGCCGTACTGGGCAAGGTACAGTGGATAACGCTTTGGGATTCTATCGCGATCGTTGGAGATCTGAGGAAGATCCAGGCGAAGGTCGAGTAGGAAAGGCATATTCTACTTTTGGTCGTATCAAAAACACCGATTGGTTGTATTCTTCAGACTATTGGAGACTAAGACAGGTAACTTTGGGCTACAACTTCAAAGATCTACGTATTGCTGGATCGACTATTTTACCTAACGGTCGTCTTTATTTATCCCTAGAAAACTATTGGGGTGGCGATAAATACGATGGAGGGGTTAACCCGGAAGCTGCAAACACCAATTTAAGTGGGAGCTCCACTTATACGGAAGCAGGTGACTATGGTGGCCTAGCATTACCGAAAACAATAACCTTTGGTATTAACTTGACATTTTAA